Below is a genomic region from Fusarium oxysporum Fo47 chromosome VIII, complete sequence.
ACTGCCGTACAGGGGACTGTTTGCCGGCACGATGAGtccaacaagaagaaggttgacgACGTAGAAGATACCGATTCGCCATGCGACCTGGTTCGAGGCCTTCGGAATCTCCTTCCTTGGATTGGTAGTTTCCGCAGCAGCCAGTCCTGTCAGCTCGGTGCCAGTGTAGGCGAACGCTGCAGTGACGAAGACGCTGCAGAAGCCGTGGAAGCCATTGAGGAATGCGCTGTAAGGCTCGTTCCTGTTTCAAAATTCATGTTAGCCTAGTCCAGCCACTTGTAAGTATGCATGACATTACCAGTATCTTCCACCGATGTAGCCTCTGTCGTCTGTTGGGACGCCGCCACAGTTGATTATTATTCCCAGGATGATGAAGCCTATGCAGGCGAGGATCTTCATCAAACTGAGAACAAATTCGACCTAATTCAATAATCGGTCAGCTCATCGTCCATATATCTCAAGGCTGGGAACCTTTCAGATAGGTGGGAACATACCTCGCCGTATCCCCTCACGCCGAAGAATTGAATGACGACCAAGGCGACAAGTAGCGGGACGATCCAAGCACTGTTGTTGATACCCTCTGAACCTGGCCAGAAATGGATCATGTTGCAAGCAGCGGAGATCTCAAAGGGAAGGACAGTCAGCCAGCTGATGGCGTACTCGATGCCGCACGCCCACCCGAAGGAGGGATCAACGAAGCGGCAGATGTACATGGTGAATGCACCGTTGATCGGATAAAGGACAGTCATTTCTGCGAGGGCCTGCATCATGAGGTATCTAAATGATCTATGTCAATATCCATCAACCGAAGGGAAAGATGGTTCGACCTCCACGTCGAGGGAACATACACCATGACACCTGAAGAACACACGCGTTAGCTGTCGCGTCGCGATCAATGCAGGGTACACAACTTACCAACAATTAGGAAACCAAGAAAAACAGAAGCAGGTCCACCAGTCTGAAAAGCACCCCCAGACCCGATGAACAGGCCAGCACCAATTGCACCACCACTTAGAAAAGCGACCATTAGTTGGTATATAATTGAGGACTTGGCATTAAACCCTTACATGGCAATCATCTGCATGTGCCTGCCCTTGAGATTTCGTTGAAGGGCATTAGTGGTCCCGGCCTCTGGGTTATCGACGGGGAACTGCTGGCCGGCCGTGGAATCGACCGTACCCGATTTGTAGCCGGCGGCATCGCTGCCGCCATTGTTTTCGTTCTTGAGACTCATCGTGTTGAGGACGGAGGAGAGAGAGGGGAATGGGTAGAAATGGGAGAAgtgagaaagaaggaagaaagaaaggtcGAAGATGGAAGGCTACCCCAATTCTAAAGGTCCAAAGGCATTCAACGTAACATAAGCGAGGGTATAGCACCCTTTAATTCCAGACAGCGGCGGCAAATCATGtgcccccccccccctcccCTCTTATTAGAACCAGTGCATTGGAAAGTCATGCTGCTGGCACGATACTGCCTTCCCCATTGGAGTACTCCGTACGGCAGCAATCGATAGCTAATGTGTTCGTTCAATTGGCGATAGTTTGGCGATAAGCAGCCTATTCCAATCTTACTCCACGCCAGGGCACTCCGTCAGCGAGGGGAAATATGGGCCGGCGGATCCGTCCTAGGAAGGTGCACAGCGTGACAGGTGTTGTTTCATTCAGGTCTTCAGACACTCGGTATCGTGAGCTCTGATATCATTGGTGGTTCGGTGCTCCTTATCATGCTCGACACAACTACCTGCCATTTGCAGAGATGCGAGTATTACGTGTGGACTCTGGGCGACAAGGCTAAGCTAACCCAAATGACCTAGTCAGCCAAAGCGATACGCGAATGCTTGCTCAAAGCTTGTCTCATGACCTCCTAGCCTACCTGAATCGGGCGTAGATCACGAAGGGGCGGGTGCATAACTAATATGGCTAGCTCGAACCCTGGTCAAGGCGCCGTGCCGGTTAGCCGAACGGGGAGCTAGTGCTGCAAGGCACTGGCAAAGACGGCATACTTAACAAgttaactttatatatagcCATTGGCTTATGCCCCGAGGCGGGGCAAGCCAACTAAGCAAGCTAAGTTAGGCCTAAAAGTATAAGACAGCATAAAAGTATAAGATAACTAAAGAAACTGgtatttagtattatttgCAGTATTTCCTATTCTTTAAtactcttattatattaaaaaatatataaattactagaattataaaaataaagtattttataataatatatttattattaactatatataactaagtaaattaattattatagtacttaaatagcttttagttacttatatatatttactaataataacctaaGAAAAGAATAACTAAGAGagtatctttatatagtgaattatataatataatagtaataataagtattCTAAGATAAGTAGCTTAGTCTTATTAGTAAGATTAAAAggctatttataataatagctataaaagaaTAAAGTCCTAGTTACTAGTCCTAGGCaggtttatattaaactATAATAGCAAgtagggttagggttaacTGCTATATAAGCTAATTAGC
It encodes:
- a CDS encoding amino-acid permease inda1, whose product is MSLKNENNGGSDAAGYKSGTVDSTAGQQFPVDNPEAGTTNALQRNLKGRHMQMIAIGGAIGAGLFIGSGGAFQTGGPASVFLGFLIVGVMVYLMMQALAEMTVLYPINGAFTMYICRFVDPSFGWACGIEYAISWLTVLPFEISAACNMIHFWPGSEGINNSAWIVPLLVALVVIQFFGVRGYGEVEFVLSLMKILACIGFIILGIIINCGGVPTDDRGYIGGRYWNEPYSAFLNGFHGFCSVFVTAAFAYTGTELTGLAAAETTNPRKEIPKASNQVAWRIGIFYVVNLLLVGLIVPANSPLYGSATSVSRGSPFVIAIELAGIKVLPSIFNAVILIAVMSVANSCTFGSTRTLQALAANGMFPKKMAYIDKKGRPIPVVILQLLFGLLAFINLAHNGGVIFNWLLSLSGLTILFVYGGIALAHIRFRKAWAINGHTLDELPYKANCGVWGSWICLFICVLALIAQFYVALYPVGGPNLDPTTFFQLYLAGPLLIFLYALWKGYSWIYEPAHRPLFIRTKDIDIYTGMRELQQDMISGVGVSAEERRGSNAEFGVEKDQGGAGAYIRNAIRNII